A region from the Curtobacterium sp. MCBA15_012 genome encodes:
- a CDS encoding MarR family winged helix-turn-helix transcriptional regulator, producing the protein MEQNRAATIETLLVSVNRLIRAAAQATGNPTSAAVWRTLGILETDERLRIGELAALSRVAQPTMTKLVASMHADGLVTRTVDPDDSRGQRIAITPAGHDRLATWRATITETVGPVFADLDDDEWATLRDAAHVLASRTAAHTLTTTRTETTA; encoded by the coding sequence ATGGAACAAAATCGGGCTGCCACGATCGAGACGCTGCTCGTGTCCGTGAACCGGCTCATCCGGGCTGCGGCGCAGGCGACGGGCAACCCCACGTCCGCCGCCGTGTGGCGGACGCTCGGGATCCTCGAGACCGACGAGCGACTGCGGATCGGCGAACTCGCCGCGCTGTCCCGCGTCGCGCAGCCCACCATGACGAAGCTCGTCGCGTCCATGCACGCCGACGGCCTGGTCACCCGGACCGTCGACCCCGACGACTCCCGCGGGCAGCGCATCGCGATCACCCCCGCCGGGCACGACCGGCTCGCCACCTGGCGCGCCACGATCACCGAGACCGTCGGGCCCGTGTTCGCCGACCTCGACGACGACGAGTGGGCCACCCTGCGGGACGCGGCCCACGTGCTCGCATCGCGCACCGCCGCCCACACCCTCACCACCACCAGAACGGAGACCACCGCGTGA
- a CDS encoding MFS transporter: MNAHAPAASGSILKQSSAVWAIAFACVVAFMGIGLVDPILPAIADSLHATAAQTELLFTSYLAVTGVAMFFTSWVSSRIGAKNTLLIGLALIVVFSVLAATSGSVWNIIGFRAGWGLGNALFISTALATIVGAASGGTASAIILYEAALGLGIAVGPLVGGLLGSVSWRGPFFGVTTLMAIAFIAVVVLLKSSGLEQPTPTKLSAPFRALGRPALAALAVTALFYNIGFFVLLAYTPFPLGFGALGIGFTFFGWGVGLAITSVWVAPMLTARMRRTTVLKIALPLLALDLFAAAVVVRSQPGLIVCVVIGGLVLGVLNTVLTECVMEATDLPRSVASSAYSAVRFIGGAIAPPVATLLADDFSPSAAYVFAGVSVAIAFVVVALTTKVLRRVDEGAAPEPERVEAEAISAGEML; encoded by the coding sequence GTGAACGCCCACGCACCCGCTGCGTCCGGCAGCATCCTCAAGCAGTCGTCCGCGGTCTGGGCGATCGCCTTCGCCTGCGTCGTCGCCTTCATGGGCATCGGCCTCGTCGACCCGATCCTCCCCGCGATCGCCGACTCCCTGCACGCCACCGCGGCGCAGACCGAACTGCTCTTCACGAGCTACCTCGCGGTCACCGGTGTCGCCATGTTCTTCACGAGCTGGGTCTCGAGCCGCATCGGCGCGAAGAACACCCTGCTCATCGGCCTCGCGCTCATCGTCGTGTTCTCGGTGCTCGCCGCGACCTCGGGCAGTGTCTGGAACATCATCGGCTTCCGCGCCGGGTGGGGCCTCGGCAACGCGCTCTTCATCTCCACCGCGCTCGCCACGATCGTCGGTGCGGCATCCGGCGGGACCGCCTCGGCGATCATCCTGTACGAGGCCGCGCTCGGCCTCGGCATCGCGGTCGGCCCGCTCGTCGGTGGCCTGCTCGGCTCGGTGAGCTGGCGCGGACCGTTCTTCGGCGTGACCACCCTCATGGCGATCGCGTTCATCGCGGTGGTGGTGCTGCTCAAGTCCTCCGGCCTGGAGCAGCCGACCCCGACGAAGCTCTCCGCCCCGTTCCGCGCCCTCGGTCGACCGGCGCTCGCCGCGCTCGCCGTCACCGCGCTCTTCTACAACATCGGCTTCTTCGTCCTGCTCGCCTACACGCCGTTCCCGCTCGGCTTCGGCGCGCTCGGCATCGGCTTCACGTTCTTCGGGTGGGGCGTCGGACTCGCGATCACCTCGGTCTGGGTCGCGCCGATGCTGACCGCGCGGATGCGCCGCACGACCGTGCTCAAGATCGCGCTGCCGCTGCTCGCGCTCGACCTGTTCGCCGCCGCCGTCGTGGTGCGGTCCCAGCCCGGCCTGATCGTCTGCGTGGTGATCGGCGGACTCGTGCTCGGGGTCCTGAACACCGTGCTCACCGAGTGCGTCATGGAGGCGACGGACCTCCCCCGCTCGGTCGCGTCGAGCGCGTACTCCGCCGTGCGGTTCATCGGCGGCGCCATCGCCCCGCCCGTCGCGACCCTGCTGGCCGACGACTTCTCGCCGAGTGCGGCGTACGTGTTCGCGGGGGTCTCCGTGGCGATCGCGTTCGTGGTGGTCGCGCTGACCACCAAGGTGCTGCGGCGCGTGGACGAGGGCGCGGCGCCCGAGCCCGAGCGCGTCGAGGCCGAGGCGATCTCGGCGGGCGAGATGCTCTGA
- the orn gene encoding oligoribonuclease, whose protein sequence is MATANDRLVWIDCEMTGLDVAVDELVEVAVVITDFDLTPVHPGFDIVIKPDQSALDNMNEFVTKMHETSGLSDEIPNGVSLADAEYQVLEYILQHVPAAGTAPLAGNTIGTDRAFLAKYMPRVDGHLHYRSVDVSSIKELCRRWFPRVYFNAPEKHGGHRALADILESIRELEYYRRAGFVAEPGPTTEDVRAVAAEVVEQWEPRLAQPAAE, encoded by the coding sequence ATGGCAACTGCGAACGACCGCCTCGTCTGGATCGACTGCGAGATGACGGGCCTCGACGTCGCTGTCGACGAACTCGTCGAGGTCGCGGTCGTCATCACCGACTTCGACCTCACCCCGGTGCACCCGGGCTTCGACATCGTCATCAAGCCCGACCAGTCCGCGCTCGACAACATGAACGAGTTCGTCACGAAGATGCACGAGACGTCGGGCCTCAGCGATGAGATCCCGAACGGCGTCTCGCTCGCCGACGCCGAGTACCAGGTGCTCGAGTACATCCTCCAGCACGTCCCGGCAGCCGGGACCGCGCCGCTGGCCGGCAACACGATCGGGACCGACCGCGCCTTCCTGGCCAAGTACATGCCGCGCGTCGACGGTCACCTGCACTACCGCAGCGTCGACGTGTCCAGCATCAAGGAACTCTGCCGCCGGTGGTTCCCCCGCGTGTACTTCAACGCACCGGAGAAGCACGGCGGCCACCGCGCCCTCGCCGACATCCTCGAGTCGATCCGCGAGCTCGAGTACTACCGCCGCGCCGGGTTCGTCGCCGAGCCGGGCCCGACCACCGAGGACGTCCGGGCCGTCGCAGCCGAGGTCGTCGAGCAGTGGGAACCGCGGCTCGCGCAGCCCGCCGCCGAGTAG
- a CDS encoding co-chaperone YbbN: protein MQLDLWTSAFCAPCAAARRVTGEAAALVPGLRVHERDVAAHPETAETLDIRSTPTIIVRRDDGTEVFRSPGVPSRDQLLLAVAKAL from the coding sequence GTGCAGCTCGACCTCTGGACCTCCGCCTTCTGTGCCCCGTGCGCGGCCGCCCGTCGCGTGACCGGTGAGGCCGCGGCCCTGGTCCCCGGCCTCCGGGTCCACGAACGCGACGTGGCCGCGCACCCCGAGACCGCCGAGACGCTCGACATCCGGTCGACGCCGACGATCATCGTCCGACGGGACGACGGCACCGAGGTCTTCCGCTCGCCCGGGGTCCCCTCGCGCGACCAGCTGCTGCTCGCGGTCGCGAAGGCGCTCTAG
- a CDS encoding DUF6716 putative glycosyltransferase, which yields MVGLVDTDSFAKWGAHLLATAPAHWDLELLVVDTPRSASPGQLRAAFQGLDGRLAHLAAEPPRPVPVAEVVARLRAEPPDALLVACIGPVAELVIDEVVRRVRPRPVLLTGLPGISFPAKWKGVFFRARADVFVLHSHREVRAYRDLARAGGIEPAFALATLPFARSRRGSSRTQDTDDPAAPHGGGGPRRDAVVFAAQPSVPADLDDRRRVVGWLLATARRHPEWRVVVKVRAAAGEHQTHREQYPYPELLPDDRPANLVVASGPMARHLDRAVALVTISSTAVLEAVARGVPALTLTDFGVSRSLINEVFVDSGLEGDAIDLVDGRFGTVRPEWLHDNHFHPPGDDDWSDRAEALMTARDSGGLVDRPAARRSRGGALRRSWERRHALGSADRSVAGLVALLVGTPVRALKRIARRARRTVAPPTVPVVLPPRSQRELRGGDDHGPGPGRTDGASDAAGVGRASRPAPHDRVTDVAGAGRASGPVVGRTTD from the coding sequence GTGGTCGGCCTGGTCGACACCGACTCGTTCGCGAAGTGGGGCGCCCACCTGCTCGCGACCGCCCCCGCGCACTGGGACCTGGAGCTGCTCGTCGTCGACACCCCGCGCTCCGCGAGTCCCGGGCAGCTCCGGGCGGCGTTCCAGGGGCTCGACGGCCGACTCGCGCACCTCGCGGCCGAGCCGCCCCGGCCGGTGCCGGTCGCGGAGGTCGTCGCGCGACTCCGGGCCGAGCCGCCGGACGCGCTGCTCGTGGCGTGCATCGGGCCGGTGGCGGAGCTCGTGATCGACGAGGTGGTCCGCCGGGTCCGTCCCCGTCCGGTCCTGCTGACGGGGCTCCCGGGCATCTCGTTCCCGGCGAAGTGGAAGGGCGTGTTCTTCCGCGCCCGCGCCGACGTGTTCGTCCTGCACAGCCACCGCGAGGTCCGCGCCTACCGCGACCTCGCGCGAGCGGGCGGGATCGAACCGGCGTTCGCCCTCGCGACGTTGCCCTTCGCCCGCTCGCGGCGTGGGTCGTCCCGGACGCAGGACACGGACGACCCCGCAGCTCCTCACGGTGGGGGCGGTCCCCGTCGGGACGCCGTGGTCTTCGCCGCGCAGCCGAGCGTCCCCGCCGACCTCGACGACCGGCGCCGCGTGGTCGGGTGGCTCCTCGCGACCGCCCGGCGACACCCGGAGTGGCGCGTCGTCGTGAAGGTCCGCGCGGCTGCCGGCGAGCACCAGACCCACCGGGAGCAGTACCCCTACCCGGAGCTGCTGCCCGACGACCGGCCGGCGAACCTCGTCGTGGCGAGCGGTCCGATGGCTCGGCACCTCGACCGTGCGGTGGCGCTCGTGACGATCAGCTCGACCGCGGTCCTCGAGGCCGTGGCGCGCGGCGTCCCGGCCCTGACACTGACGGACTTCGGGGTGTCGCGGTCCCTCATCAACGAGGTGTTCGTGGACAGCGGGCTCGAGGGCGACGCGATCGACCTGGTGGACGGGCGGTTCGGGACGGTCCGCCCGGAGTGGTTGCACGACAACCACTTCCACCCGCCCGGCGACGACGACTGGTCCGACCGGGCAGAGGCGCTGATGACCGCACGCGACTCCGGTGGGCTGGTCGATCGTCCGGCGGCACGGCGGAGTCGAGGCGGGGCGCTGCGCCGGTCCTGGGAGCGGCGGCACGCGCTCGGGTCGGCGGACCGGTCGGTGGCCGGCCTCGTGGCGCTGCTCGTCGGGACGCCGGTGCGCGCGCTGAAGCGGATCGCTCGACGTGCGCGGCGGACGGTGGCGCCCCCGACGGTGCCGGTCGTGCTGCCGCCACGCTCCCAGCGCGAGCTGCGGGGCGGGGACGACCACGGCCCTGGGCCGGGCCGCACGGACGGTGCGAGCGATGCGGCGGGGGTGGGACGCGCCTCCCGACCGGCACCGCACGACCGGGTGACCGACGTGGCGGGGGCGGGACGCGCCTCCGGACCGGTCGTCGGCCGGACGACGGACTAG